One Burkholderiales bacterium genomic region harbors:
- the flgG gene encoding flagellar basal-body rod protein FlgG, with translation MIRSLWIAKTGLDAQQLNIDVVANNLANVSTTGFKRSRAVFEDLLYQTLRQPGAKSSQQSEIPSGLQLGTGVRPIATERIFTQGNLTQTGNPLDLAINGNGFFQITLPDGTTAYTRDGSFQINSQGQLVTASGYTVAPAITIPANTLSITVSPDGIISVQQAGNPTPVQVGQLQLASFINPAGLQGMGENLYLETAASGAPSTNTPGTNGLGVLNQGYLETSNVNVAEELVKMIEAQRAFELNSRAITASDQMLQRLAQL, from the coding sequence ATGATTCGTTCCCTCTGGATCGCCAAGACCGGGCTCGATGCCCAGCAGCTCAACATCGACGTGGTCGCCAACAATCTCGCCAACGTCAGCACCACCGGCTTCAAGCGCAGCCGTGCCGTGTTCGAGGACCTGCTCTACCAGACCCTGCGCCAGCCCGGGGCGAAATCCTCCCAGCAGTCGGAGATTCCCTCCGGCCTGCAACTGGGTACCGGGGTGCGCCCCATCGCCACGGAACGCATCTTCACCCAGGGCAACCTCACCCAGACGGGCAACCCCCTCGACCTCGCCATCAACGGCAACGGCTTTTTCCAGATCACCCTGCCCGATGGCACGACGGCCTACACCCGCGATGGGTCTTTCCAGATCAACAGCCAGGGTCAGTTGGTGACGGCAAGCGGCTACACCGTTGCGCCGGCCATCACCATCCCCGCCAACACCTTGAGCATCACCGTGAGCCCTGACGGCATCATTTCCGTGCAGCAGGCGGGCAATCCCACACCGGTGCAGGTGGGCCAGCTGCAACTGGCGAGTTTCATCAATCCCGCCGGTCTGCAAGGCATGGGGGAAAACCTCTATCTGGAAACCGCCGCCTCCGGCGCGCCCTCCACCAACACGCCCGGCACCAACGGGCTGGGCGTGCTCAACCAGGGCTACCTGGAAACCTCGAACGTCAATGTGGCGGAGGAACTGGTGAAAATGATCGAGGCGCAGCGGGCCTTCGAACTCAATTCGCGCGCCATCACCGCCTCCGACCAGATGCTGCAGCGCCTAGCGCAACTGTGA
- the flgB gene encoding flagellar basal body rod protein FlgB yields MIGKLEHAFDDYAVALKLRSYRQQLLASNIANADTPHYKAVDIDFGQALHQALAGSALRTTHPRHLTASNSGPFGVAVLYRTDVQGNIDGNTVDMDRERAQFAENALRYEALVRLLNVEIQHLKAALRTQ; encoded by the coding sequence ATGATCGGCAAACTGGAACACGCATTCGATGACTATGCGGTTGCGCTCAAGCTGCGGAGTTACCGCCAGCAATTGCTGGCCTCCAACATCGCCAATGCCGATACGCCCCATTACAAGGCGGTGGACATCGACTTCGGCCAGGCCTTGCACCAGGCCCTGGCGGGCTCGGCGCTTCGCACCACCCATCCGCGCCATCTTACGGCAAGCAACAGCGGGCCCTTTGGCGTAGCGGTGCTCTATCGCACCGACGTGCAGGGCAACATCGACGGCAATACCGTGGACATGGACCGGGAGCGTGCCCAGTTTGCGGAAAACGCCCTGCGCTATGAAGCCCTCGTGCGCCTGCTCAACGTGGAAATCCAACACCTCAAGGCCGCCCTGCGCACCCAGTGA
- a CDS encoding flagellar hook assembly protein FlgD, with the protein MTAINPLAATTPGSSVRPTDTVVATEDRFLKLLIAQMRNQDPLNPLDNAQVTSQMAQLSTVTGINKLAQLLQSLSASFNTAQSLQAAGMIGRGVLTEGSLLLLTGGRALAGFELAGPADHVLVQIKDGNGQLVYANDLGPQPAGMNVFQWDGLRDDGTAAAEGTYRFEIQATQNGQPVTATRFSHGTVTSVSLDRDNVELNLLGLGSVTLSQIKQIM; encoded by the coding sequence ATGACTGCCATCAACCCGCTTGCTGCCACGACACCCGGTTCCAGCGTGCGCCCCACTGACACCGTGGTCGCCACCGAGGACCGGTTCCTGAAGCTCCTCATTGCCCAGATGCGCAACCAGGATCCCTTGAACCCCCTGGACAATGCCCAGGTCACCTCGCAGATGGCCCAGCTTTCCACGGTCACCGGCATCAACAAGCTCGCCCAGCTTCTGCAATCCCTGAGCGCCAGCTTCAACACCGCCCAGTCCCTGCAGGCGGCAGGCATGATTGGCCGCGGGGTGCTCACCGAGGGCAGCCTCCTTTTGCTGACGGGCGGCAGGGCCCTGGCCGGTTTCGAGCTCGCCGGCCCCGCCGACCATGTCCTGGTGCAGATCAAGGACGGCAACGGCCAGCTCGTCTATGCCAATGACCTGGGGCCGCAGCCGGCGGGCATGAATGTCTTCCAGTGGGATGGCCTCCGTGATGACGGGACCGCTGCCGCCGAGGGCACTTACCGCTTCGAAATCCAGGCCACGCAAAACGGCCAGCCGGTGACCGCGACCCGCTTCAGTCACGGCACGGTGACCAGCGTGAGCCTCGACCGGGACAACGTGGAACTCAATTTGCTTGGGCTGGGGTCGGTGACCCTGAGCCAGATCAAACAGATCATGTAG
- the flgK gene encoding flagellar hook-associated protein FlgK yields MTSSIIDIGVRALNVAQYGLVTTQHNIANVNTPGFHRQQITQSTLLPFSTGAGWLGQGAKVDTVKRIYNEFLDNQVLAATAQSAFFDTYSFQVRQVDNLLGDPDSGLAPALQQFFTAVHTVANDPASVPARQLMLSSAEALVARFHALDERLQGIRQGVNTQLAAVTAEINSYASQIAQINEKIVLALNTNRQPPNDLLDQRDQLIAELNERVRASVVKQDDGTFNVFIGNGQPLVVGQVAFQLAAVRSPLDADNLEVVLKAGSSGQIPLNESDLTGGRLGGLLAFRREVLEAAQNGLGRVALVLAETFNNQHRLGQDLLGALGGNFFTIASTSPTAKASSNNTGSGILTATLDTTNAGAAALTTGSYRLTYRSGTNDYLVEDLLNHTSSVVAPGTLATAIPGLVLSMSGTPNDGDSFLVLPTRYGARDVSVAITDVNRIAAAAPIRAQASASNTGSGTITPGTVDATSQPPLNPNLLQPVTITFTSPTTYDVTGTGTGNPTGLTYTPGANISYNGWIVQINGSPAAGDTFTIGPNTGGIADGRNALELAALQIRNLVAGFTATYQGAYSQMVSAVGTRSQEVQINAKAQAALLTQTKQAQQELSGVNLDEEAANLLRYQQAYQAAAKVIQTGSLLFETILELR; encoded by the coding sequence ATGACCAGCAGCATCATCGATATCGGCGTGCGTGCCCTCAACGTGGCCCAATATGGCCTGGTGACCACCCAGCACAACATCGCCAATGTGAACACCCCGGGCTTTCACCGGCAACAGATCACCCAGTCCACCCTTCTTCCCTTCAGCACCGGCGCCGGCTGGCTGGGCCAGGGGGCGAAGGTGGACACCGTCAAGCGCATCTACAACGAGTTCCTGGACAACCAGGTGCTGGCGGCCACGGCCCAGAGCGCCTTTTTCGACACCTATTCCTTCCAGGTGCGCCAGGTGGACAACCTCCTCGGCGACCCCGACTCGGGGCTCGCGCCGGCGTTGCAGCAGTTCTTCACCGCCGTCCATACCGTGGCCAACGATCCCGCCTCGGTGCCGGCGCGCCAGCTCATGCTTTCCAGCGCGGAGGCCCTCGTCGCCCGCTTCCATGCGCTGGATGAGAGACTGCAGGGCATCCGCCAGGGGGTGAACACCCAGCTTGCCGCGGTGACGGCGGAAATCAATAGCTACGCCAGCCAGATCGCCCAGATCAACGAGAAAATCGTGCTCGCCCTCAACACCAACCGGCAACCCCCCAACGATCTTCTCGATCAACGGGACCAGCTCATTGCCGAATTGAACGAGCGGGTCCGGGCCAGCGTGGTGAAACAGGACGACGGCACCTTCAATGTCTTCATCGGCAACGGCCAGCCCCTGGTGGTGGGACAGGTGGCCTTCCAGCTCGCCGCCGTCCGCTCGCCCCTCGATGCCGACAACCTGGAGGTGGTGCTCAAAGCGGGCAGCAGTGGACAGATTCCCCTCAATGAAAGCGACCTCACCGGCGGCCGCCTGGGCGGGCTGCTCGCCTTCCGGCGCGAAGTGCTGGAGGCGGCGCAGAACGGCCTGGGTCGCGTCGCTCTGGTGCTTGCCGAGACCTTCAACAACCAGCATCGCTTGGGGCAGGACCTGCTGGGTGCCCTGGGTGGCAATTTCTTCACCATTGCCAGCACTTCCCCCACGGCAAAGGCAAGCAGCAACAACACGGGGAGCGGCATTCTCACCGCCACCCTTGACACCACCAATGCCGGGGCTGCTGCACTCACCACGGGCAGCTACCGGCTCACCTACCGGTCCGGCACCAATGACTATCTGGTCGAGGATCTGCTCAACCACACGAGCAGCGTCGTTGCCCCGGGTACGCTGGCCACCGCCATCCCCGGCCTCGTGCTTTCCATGAGTGGCACCCCCAATGATGGAGACAGCTTCCTCGTGCTGCCCACCCGCTATGGCGCGCGGGATGTTTCTGTTGCCATCACCGACGTGAACCGGATCGCCGCCGCCGCCCCCATTCGAGCCCAGGCAAGCGCTTCCAACACGGGCAGCGGCACCATCACGCCGGGCACCGTGGATGCCACCAGCCAGCCGCCCCTCAATCCCAACCTGCTCCAGCCGGTGACCATCACCTTCACCAGTCCCACCACCTACGATGTCACGGGGACAGGAACGGGAAACCCCACGGGGCTGACCTACACACCAGGGGCCAACATCAGCTACAACGGCTGGATCGTCCAGATCAACGGCTCGCCGGCTGCCGGCGACACCTTCACCATCGGCCCCAACACGGGCGGCATCGCCGACGGCCGCAATGCGCTGGAGCTTGCCGCGCTGCAAATCCGCAACCTCGTTGCCGGCTTCACCGCCACCTATCAGGGCGCCTACAGCCAGATGGTGAGCGCGGTGGGCACGCGCTCCCAGGAAGTCCAGATCAACGCCAAGGCCCAGGCCGCGCTGCTCACCCAGACCAAACAGGCGCAGCAGGAGCTCTCGGGGGTGAATCTCGACGAGGAGGCGGCCAATCTGCTCCGCTACCAGCAGGCCTATCAGGCCGCGGCGAAGGTGATCCAGACCGGCAGCCTGCTTTTCGAAACGATTCTTGAGCTCCGCTGA
- a CDS encoding flagellar basal body rod protein FlgF, with the protein MDRLIYLAMTGARNVLAQQATNSHNLANISTPGFRAQLDAFRAVPVVGALLPTRTYAVDATVGTDFRPGVIQTTGRPLDVAINGRGWIAVQAPDGSEAYTRNGSLQLTANGVLQTRDGFNVLSDAGPISVPPDTELTIAKDGTLSTVPGTNQKNQLTEVGRIKLVNPPEGDLVRGEDGLFRLANGGRAPADDTVFLHVGALETSNVNPAEILVSLISLQRQFDMQMKLLQNAEQNAAKAAALLNLNG; encoded by the coding sequence ATGGACCGCCTCATTTATCTCGCCATGACTGGGGCCCGCAACGTGCTGGCGCAGCAGGCCACCAACAGCCACAACCTGGCCAATATCAGCACACCGGGCTTCCGGGCGCAGCTCGACGCCTTCCGCGCCGTGCCCGTGGTGGGCGCGTTGCTGCCCACCCGCACCTATGCGGTGGATGCCACGGTGGGAACGGATTTCCGGCCCGGTGTCATCCAGACCACGGGGCGGCCTCTGGATGTGGCCATCAATGGCCGCGGCTGGATCGCCGTGCAGGCGCCGGATGGTTCCGAGGCCTATACCCGCAATGGCAGCCTGCAGCTCACCGCCAATGGCGTGCTGCAGACCCGGGACGGTTTCAATGTGCTTTCGGATGCTGGCCCCATTTCCGTGCCGCCGGATACGGAGCTCACCATCGCCAAGGACGGCACCCTGTCGACGGTGCCCGGCACCAATCAGAAAAACCAGCTCACCGAGGTGGGACGCATCAAGCTGGTCAACCCGCCGGAGGGCGACCTGGTGCGGGGCGAGGATGGCCTGTTCCGGTTGGCCAACGGGGGACGTGCGCCAGCCGATGACACGGTGTTCCTGCACGTGGGGGCGCTGGAGACCAGCAACGTGAATCCGGCGGAAATCCTGGTGAGCCTCATCTCCCTGCAGCGTCAGTTCGACATGCAGATGAAGCTTTTGCAAAACGCCGAACAGAATGCCGCCAAGGCCGCGGCCCTGCTCAACCTCAATGGATAA
- a CDS encoding flagellar basal body P-ring protein FlgI yields the protein MATRRILILLLLTFLPALAAAERIKDLAMVQGVRSNQLIGYGLVVGLDGSGDQTTQTPFTVQSIANMLTQLGVNLPPSVAGGLQLKNVAAVMVTASLPPFAKPGQTIDVTVSSLGNAKSLRGGTLLMTPLKGADGQVYAIAQGNVLVSGAGAAAAGSSVTVNHLSAGRIPAGATVERVVPTPLGQGDVVHLELNQADFTTANRVVQSINNAFGPGMATALDGRLIQVRAPREASARVAFLAQVENLNVIGGDAPAKVVLNARTGSVVMNQAVQVDTCAVAHGNLSVTITSEPRVSQPAPLAGGQTVVTEQARIEVKAEKGNLVTIPTSVNLAEVVKALNAVGATPQDLLAILQAMKAAGALRAELEII from the coding sequence ATGGCGACCCGTCGCATCCTCATCCTCCTGCTCCTCACCTTTTTGCCGGCCCTTGCCGCGGCGGAACGCATCAAGGATCTGGCCATGGTGCAGGGGGTGCGCAGCAATCAGCTCATCGGTTACGGCCTGGTGGTGGGGCTGGACGGCAGCGGCGACCAGACCACCCAGACGCCGTTCACGGTGCAAAGCATCGCCAACATGCTGACCCAGCTCGGCGTGAACCTGCCGCCCTCGGTGGCGGGAGGCCTGCAACTCAAGAACGTCGCCGCGGTGATGGTCACGGCGAGCCTGCCGCCCTTTGCCAAGCCGGGGCAGACCATCGACGTGACCGTCTCCTCCCTCGGCAATGCGAAAAGCCTGCGCGGTGGCACCCTGCTCATGACGCCCCTCAAGGGTGCCGACGGGCAGGTCTATGCCATCGCCCAGGGCAATGTCCTGGTCAGCGGAGCCGGCGCCGCGGCGGCGGGCAGCAGTGTCACCGTCAACCACCTGAGCGCGGGGCGCATTCCCGCCGGCGCCACCGTGGAACGCGTCGTGCCCACGCCCCTGGGCCAGGGGGACGTGGTGCATCTGGAGCTCAACCAGGCCGACTTCACCACCGCCAACCGCGTCGTGCAATCCATCAACAACGCCTTCGGCCCCGGCATGGCGACAGCCCTGGACGGGCGCCTCATCCAGGTGCGCGCCCCCCGCGAGGCCAGTGCCCGGGTGGCCTTCCTCGCCCAGGTGGAGAACCTCAACGTGATCGGCGGCGATGCCCCGGCCAAGGTGGTGCTCAACGCCCGCACCGGCTCGGTGGTCATGAATCAGGCCGTGCAGGTGGACACCTGCGCCGTGGCCCATGGCAATTTGTCGGTGACCATCACCAGCGAGCCCCGCGTGAGTCAGCCCGCGCCCCTGGCCGGCGGTCAGACCGTGGTCACCGAGCAGGCGAGAATCGAGGTGAAAGCGGAAAAAGGCAATCTCGTCACCATCCCCACCAGTGTCAATCTCGCCGAAGTGGTGAAGGCTTTGAATGCGGTGGGGGCCACCCCCCAGGACCTGCTCGCCATCCTGCAGGCGATGAAGGCGGCGGGTGCCCTGCGCGCCGAACTGGAGATCATCTGA
- the flgJ gene encoding flagellar assembly peptidoglycan hydrolase FlgJ — translation MLPLADAPLLAADPRAITALRRKATVEETSSLKDIAREFESLFLELMLRNMRASIPGGPLDSEATRLYRELADQQLARSLVQSGKGLGLADKLAAQLQAQTRAPHAPAASPEALPLRRQPPAPPVKGELPGSDITPLLPAAPRPATAKAFVEAVWEPAVAAARQVRVPPAFLVAQAALESGWGQRQIRLPDGRASHNVFGIKAGADWSGPSVEVTTTEYENGLPRLRTARFRAYSSYAEAFADYARLLTQSRRYAAAVGAADFATFARALREAGYATDPAYEEKLARVMTSSLFREALA, via the coding sequence ATGCTTCCCCTCGCCGATGCCCCTTTGCTTGCCGCCGACCCGCGGGCGATCACCGCCCTGCGGCGCAAGGCGACGGTGGAGGAGACCTCCAGCCTGAAGGACATCGCCCGAGAATTCGAAAGCCTTTTTCTCGAGCTCATGCTCAGAAACATGCGCGCCAGCATCCCGGGCGGTCCCCTGGACAGTGAGGCCACCCGCCTCTATCGCGAACTGGCGGATCAGCAGCTTGCCCGCAGCCTCGTTCAGTCGGGCAAGGGGCTGGGGCTTGCCGATAAACTCGCCGCCCAGCTGCAGGCCCAAACCCGCGCGCCCCATGCGCCTGCGGCCTCACCGGAGGCATTGCCCCTGCGCCGGCAGCCCCCAGCCCCTCCCGTAAAGGGTGAGTTGCCGGGCAGCGACATCACTCCCCTCCTTCCAGCCGCGCCGCGCCCGGCGACGGCAAAGGCCTTCGTCGAGGCAGTCTGGGAGCCGGCTGTGGCCGCAGCGCGTCAGGTCAGGGTTCCCCCAGCCTTCCTGGTCGCCCAGGCGGCGCTGGAATCCGGTTGGGGACAGCGGCAAATACGGCTGCCCGATGGGCGCGCAAGTCACAATGTGTTCGGCATCAAGGCCGGGGCAGACTGGTCCGGTCCCAGTGTGGAGGTCACCACCACGGAATACGAAAACGGCCTGCCCAGGCTCCGCACGGCCCGCTTCCGCGCCTACTCCTCCTATGCCGAAGCCTTCGCCGACTATGCGCGGCTTTTGACCCAATCCCGCCGCTACGCGGCCGCCGTGGGCGCCGCCGACTTTGCCACCTTCGCCAGGGCCTTGCGGGAGGCGGGCTATGCCACCGATCCGGCCTATGAAGAGAAGCTTGCGCGGGTGATGACGAGCAGCCTGTTCCGGGAGGCCCTGGCGTGA
- the flgC gene encoding flagellar basal body rod protein FlgC, with protein MSLFNVFNIAASALTAQSQRLNVVASNLANAESATSANGGPYRAKQVVFQAIPLSGAGLSQGAAVVVREVVEDPSPLRRVYDPRHPAADRDGYVTYPNVNVVDEMVNMISASRSYQNNVDVMNTAKTMMLKLLTLGQ; from the coding sequence ATGTCCCTTTTCAATGTCTTCAACATCGCCGCCAGCGCCCTGACCGCACAGTCCCAGCGCCTCAACGTGGTGGCAAGCAACCTGGCCAATGCGGAGAGTGCCACCAGCGCCAATGGCGGCCCCTACCGGGCCAAACAGGTGGTCTTCCAGGCCATCCCCCTAAGCGGTGCGGGTCTCAGCCAGGGCGCGGCGGTGGTGGTGCGGGAGGTGGTGGAAGATCCCTCTCCCCTGCGCCGGGTCTATGATCCCCGCCATCCCGCCGCCGACCGGGATGGCTATGTCACCTATCCCAACGTCAACGTGGTGGACGAGATGGTGAACATGATTTCCGCCTCCCGCTCCTACCAGAACAACGTGGACGTCATGAACACCGCCAAAACCATGATGCTCAAGCTGCTGACCCTGGGTCAGTGA
- the flgE gene encoding flagellar hook protein FlgE — MSFQQGLSGLNAAAKSLDVIGNNVANASTVGFKASQAQFADVYAASLAGATGLAAGIGTKVATIATQFTQGNITITNNPLDIAINGKGFFRVDQQGTIYYTRNGQFQLDKDGYIVTAAGEKLTGYAANSLGQILPGALVNLQLSQADIAPSATANANVLVNLDSRQTPPTNPFNYLDPTTYNSSTSMTLYDSLGNAQTYTFYFRKTASNTWEVYTSLTNPAGTTTLLSPTPTTTLNFDTAGALTGWTPTAITIPAGTLGTGAAALNFTLDFTGSTQFGSPFSVNAITQDGYTSGRLTGFAIDDKGVIQARYSNGQNKPQGQVVLANFTNPQGLQPLGNTLYAETAASGQPLVGAPGTGSLGVVQSSATEDSTVDLTAELVAMITAQRVYQANAQTIKTQDAVLQTLVNLR; from the coding sequence ATGAGCTTCCAGCAAGGACTTTCCGGACTGAATGCCGCGGCCAAGAGCCTGGATGTGATCGGTAACAACGTAGCCAACGCCTCCACCGTCGGCTTCAAGGCCTCCCAGGCGCAGTTCGCCGATGTCTATGCCGCCTCCCTCGCCGGCGCGACGGGACTTGCCGCGGGCATCGGCACCAAGGTGGCCACCATCGCCACCCAGTTCACCCAGGGCAACATCACCATCACCAACAATCCCCTGGACATCGCCATCAATGGCAAGGGCTTTTTCCGGGTGGATCAGCAGGGCACCATCTACTACACCCGCAATGGCCAGTTCCAGTTGGACAAGGACGGCTACATCGTCACCGCCGCCGGGGAGAAACTCACCGGTTACGCCGCCAATTCCCTGGGCCAGATTCTGCCCGGCGCGCTGGTGAATCTGCAGCTTTCCCAGGCCGACATTGCCCCCTCCGCCACTGCCAATGCCAATGTGCTGGTGAATCTGGATTCGCGGCAGACGCCGCCCACCAACCCGTTCAACTATCTGGACCCCACCACCTACAACAGCTCCACCTCCATGACCCTCTACGACAGCCTGGGCAATGCGCAGACCTACACCTTCTATTTCCGCAAGACGGCAAGCAATACCTGGGAGGTCTACACCAGCCTGACCAACCCGGCGGGCACCACCACCCTGCTCAGCCCCACACCCACCACCACGCTCAACTTTGATACGGCAGGCGCGCTGACAGGCTGGACGCCGACGGCGATCACCATCCCCGCCGGCACCCTGGGCACAGGGGCGGCCGCCCTCAATTTCACTCTGGATTTCACCGGCTCCACCCAGTTCGGCAGTCCCTTCTCGGTGAATGCCATCACCCAGGATGGCTACACCTCGGGACGCCTGACCGGTTTTGCCATTGATGACAAAGGCGTGATCCAGGCCCGCTATTCCAATGGCCAGAACAAGCCGCAGGGTCAGGTGGTGCTGGCCAACTTCACCAATCCCCAGGGCCTGCAGCCCCTGGGCAACACCCTCTACGCCGAAACCGCGGCTTCCGGTCAACCCCTGGTGGGGGCACCGGGCACAGGCAGCCTGGGCGTGGTGCAGTCCTCCGCCACCGAGGATTCGACGGTGGACCTCACCGCGGAGCTGGTGGCCATGATCACCGCCCAGCGGGTGTACCAGGCCAATGCGCAAACCATCAAGACCCAGGACGCCGTGCTGCAGACCCTGGTCAACCTGCGCTAA
- a CDS encoding flagellar basal body L-ring protein FlgH has protein sequence MKRLLLLAAFLTTACSTVPPTNVHQPMTARPAPAAAPERTDGAIYSANTALSLFEMKRARNVGDILTIQINEKTAATKKGNSSASRQSSNAVSVPTILGLPGKSFQGMELSTSGNHKFEGKGESNSSDTFTGTITVTVIEVLPNGNLLVSGEKQLGINQGTEYIRFSGVVDPATIGFGNTVSSTQVADARIEYRGSGYVDEAQIMGWLARFFLTFLPF, from the coding sequence ATGAAACGCCTGCTTCTCCTCGCCGCCTTTCTGACCACCGCCTGCAGCACCGTGCCCCCCACCAACGTGCACCAGCCCATGACGGCGCGGCCCGCGCCGGCAGCGGCCCCGGAGAGAACCGATGGCGCCATCTATTCCGCCAATACGGCGCTTTCCCTCTTCGAGATGAAGCGGGCACGCAATGTGGGCGACATCCTCACCATCCAGATCAACGAGAAGACGGCGGCGACGAAGAAAGGCAATAGTTCCGCCAGCCGCCAGAGCAGCAATGCGGTCAGTGTACCCACCATCCTCGGTCTGCCCGGCAAGTCCTTCCAGGGCATGGAGTTGTCCACTTCCGGCAACCACAAATTCGAAGGCAAGGGAGAAAGCAACAGCAGTGACACCTTCACCGGCACCATCACGGTGACGGTGATCGAGGTGCTGCCCAACGGCAATCTCCTGGTCTCCGGGGAGAAACAACTGGGCATCAACCAGGGCACGGAATACATCCGCTTCTCCGGCGTGGTGGATCCTGCCACCATTGGCTTCGGCAACACCGTCTCCTCCACCCAGGTGGCGGATGCCCGCATCGAGTACCGGGGCAGCGGCTATGTGGACGAGGCCCAGATCATGGGCTGGCTCGCCCGCTTCTTCCTCACCTTCCTGCCCTTCTGA
- the flgL gene encoding flagellar hook-associated protein FlgL codes for MRISSGMIYELGVSAIQNRMAELVKTQQQLAAGRRVLAPSDDPVASAQSLQLKQSLSVAQQYQANITHATNALSLEDKVLAQITRVIQDAKVTAVNAGNPTLSPDNLKALATELKGRYQELLGLANTQNGDGQYLFAGYKSNVKPFTQSSGPGVYAGDTGVRSVQISASRRIAINDNGQDIFQPGVPGQDVFKTLDDLINQLGSGSITPAQLSAALSGLDNALGNVLRVRAGVGARLRELDATDGTHADSVLQYQATLSVLMDLDYTKAITDLTRTQTSLEAAQKSFLAVSQLSLFNYLGG; via the coding sequence ATGCGTATCAGCAGCGGCATGATCTATGAACTGGGCGTTTCCGCCATCCAGAACCGGATGGCGGAACTCGTCAAAACTCAGCAGCAACTGGCCGCGGGCCGGCGTGTGCTGGCGCCCAGCGATGACCCGGTGGCCAGTGCACAAAGCCTGCAGCTCAAGCAGTCGCTGAGTGTTGCCCAGCAATACCAGGCCAATATCACCCATGCCACCAATGCCTTGAGCCTGGAAGACAAGGTCCTCGCACAAATCACCCGGGTCATCCAGGACGCCAAGGTGACCGCGGTCAATGCCGGCAACCCCACCCTCTCCCCGGACAACCTCAAGGCCCTGGCCACGGAACTCAAGGGCCGCTATCAGGAACTGCTGGGTCTGGCCAATACCCAGAATGGAGATGGCCAATACCTCTTCGCCGGCTATAAAAGCAACGTCAAGCCCTTCACGCAATCCTCCGGACCCGGTGTGTATGCCGGCGACACCGGCGTGCGCAGCGTGCAGATTTCTGCCTCTCGCCGCATCGCCATCAACGACAACGGGCAGGACATCTTCCAGCCGGGCGTGCCGGGGCAGGATGTTTTCAAGACCCTGGACGATCTCATCAACCAACTGGGTAGCGGCAGCATCACGCCCGCCCAATTGAGCGCGGCCCTGTCCGGATTGGACAATGCCCTGGGCAACGTCCTGCGCGTGCGCGCCGGCGTGGGTGCGCGACTGCGGGAGTTGGATGCCACCGACGGCACCCATGCCGACAGCGTCCTGCAATACCAGGCGACGCTATCCGTCCTGATGGACCTCGACTACACCAAGGCCATCACCGATCTCACCCGCACCCAGACCTCGCTGGAAGCGGCGCAGAAATCCTTCCTCGCCGTAAGCCAACTCTCCCTCTTCAACTATCTCGGAGGCTGA